The following are encoded in a window of Urocitellus parryii isolate mUroPar1 chromosome 7, mUroPar1.hap1, whole genome shotgun sequence genomic DNA:
- the Hsf1 gene encoding heat shock factor protein 1 isoform X6 yields the protein MDLPVGPGAAGPSNVPAFLTKLWTLVSDPDTDALICWSPSGNSFHVFDQGQFAKEVLPKYFKHNNMASFVRQLNMYGFRKVVHIEQGGLVKPERDDTEFQHPCFLRGQEQLLENIKRKVTSVSTLKSEDIKIRQDSVTKLLTDVQLMKGKQECMDSKLLAMKHENEALWREVASLRQKHAQQQKVVNKLIQFLISLVQSNRILGVKRKIPLMLSDSSSAHSVPKYGRQYSLEHVHGPGPYSAPSPAYSSSSLYTPDVVTSSGPIISDITELAPASPLASPGRSIDERPLSSSPLVRVKEEPPSPPRTPRVEEASPRHLSSVDTPLSPTALIDSILRESEPAPTSATAPTDAGGRVPSSPPRSAPEKCLSVACLDKNELSDHLDAMDSNLDNLQTMLTSHGFSVDTSALLDLFSPSVTMPDMSLPDLDSSLASIQELLSPQEPSRSLEAENNGPDSGKQLVQYTAQPLFLLDPDAVDTGSSELPVLFELGEGSYFSEGDDYTDDPTISLLTGSEPPKAKDPTVS from the exons AGTGGGAACAGCTTCCATGTGTTTGACCAAGGCCAGTTCGCCAAGGAGGTGCTACCCAAGTACTTCAAGCACAACAACATGGCCAGCTTCGTGCGGCAGCTCAACATGT ACGGCTTCCGGAAGGTGGTCCACATCGAGCAGGGAGGCCTGGTTAAACCTGAGAGGGATGACACTGAGTTCCAGCACCCATGCTTCCTGCGTGGCCAGGAGCAGCTCCTGGAGAACATCAAGAGGAAAGTGACCAGC GTATCCACACTAAAGAGTGAAGACATAAAGATCCGCCAGGATAGCGTCACCAAGCTACTGACAGATGTGCAGCTGATGAAGGGGAAGCAAGAGTGCATGGACTCCAAGCTACTGGCCATGAAGCA CGAGAACGAAGCCCTGTGGCGAGAGGTGGCCAGCCTGCGGCAGAAGCATGCCCAGCAGCAGAAAGTCGTCAAcaag CTCATTCAGTTCCTGATCTCGCTGGTGCAGTCCAACCGGATCCTGGGGGTGAAGAGaaaaat CCCGCTGATGTTGAGCGACAGCAGCTCTGCACACTCGGTGCCCAAGTATGGCCGGCAGTACTCCCTGGAGCATGTGCATGGTCCAGGCCCATACTCG gctccatccccagcctacAGCAGCTCCAGCCTCTATACCCCAGACGTTGTTACCAGCTCTGGACCCATAATCTCCGACATCACTGAGCTGGCTCCCGCCAGCCCTCTGGCCTCCCCAGGCAGGAGCATAGATGAGAG GCCCCTGTCCAGCAGTCCCCTGGTGCGTGTCAAGGAAGAGCCCCCCAGTCCACCTCGGACCCCCCGGGTGGAGGAGGCGAGTCCCAGGCACCTGTCCTCTGTGGACACCCCCTTGTCCCCGACTGCCCTCATCGACTCCATCCTGCGGGAGAGCGAGCCTGCCCCCACCTCAGCCACAGCCCCCACTGATGCCGGAGGCCGCGTCCCCTCGTCCCCACCCCGCTCAGCCCCCGAGAAGTGCCTCAGCGTAGCCTGTCTGGACAA GAATGAGCTCAGTGACCATTTGGATGCCATGGATTCCAACCTGGATAACCTGCAGACCATGCTGACCAGCCATGGCTTCAGTGTGGATACCAGCGCCCTGCTGGAC ctGTTCAGCCCCTCCGTGACCATGCCCGACATGAGCCTGCCTGACCTTGACAGCAGCCTGGCCAGC ATACAGGAGctcctgtctccccaggagccCTCCAGGTCTCTTGAGGCAGAAAACAATGGCCCTGACTCAG ggAAGCAGCTGGTGCAGTACACAGCACAGCCTCTGTTCCTGCTGGACCCGGACGCCGTGGACACGGGGAGCAGTGAACTACCTGTGCTCTTTGAGCTGGGGGAGGGCTCCTACTTCTCCGAGGGAGACGACTACACAGATGATCCCACCATTTCCCTGCTGACGGGCTCTGAGCCCCCCAAAGCCAAGGACCCTACTGTCTCCTAG
- the Hsf1 gene encoding heat shock factor protein 1 isoform X5, with protein sequence MDLPVGPGAAGPSNVPAFLTKLWTLVSDPDTDALICWSPSGNSFHVFDQGQFAKEVLPKYFKHNNMASFVRQLNMYGFRKVVHIEQGGLVKPERDDTEFQHPCFLRGQEQLLENIKRKVTSVSTLKSEDIKIRQDSVTKLLTDVQLMKGKQECMDSKLLAMKHENEALWREVASLRQKHAQQQKVVNKLIQFLISLVQSNRILGVKRKIPLMLSDSSSAHSVPKYGRQYSLEHVHGPGPYSAPSPAYSSSSLYTPDVVTSSGPIISDITELAPASPLASPGRSIDERPLSSSPLVRVKEEPPSPPRTPRVEEASPRHLSSVDTPLSPTALIDSILRESEPAPTSATAPTDAGGRVPSSPPRSAPEKCLSVACLDNLARAPQMSGVARLFPCPSSSFLHGRVQPGNELSDHLDAMDSNLDNLQTMLTSHGFSVDTSALLDIQELLSPQEPSRSLEAENNGPDSGKQLVQYTAQPLFLLDPDAVDTGSSELPVLFELGEGSYFSEGDDYTDDPTISLLTGSEPPKAKDPTVS encoded by the exons AGTGGGAACAGCTTCCATGTGTTTGACCAAGGCCAGTTCGCCAAGGAGGTGCTACCCAAGTACTTCAAGCACAACAACATGGCCAGCTTCGTGCGGCAGCTCAACATGT ACGGCTTCCGGAAGGTGGTCCACATCGAGCAGGGAGGCCTGGTTAAACCTGAGAGGGATGACACTGAGTTCCAGCACCCATGCTTCCTGCGTGGCCAGGAGCAGCTCCTGGAGAACATCAAGAGGAAAGTGACCAGC GTATCCACACTAAAGAGTGAAGACATAAAGATCCGCCAGGATAGCGTCACCAAGCTACTGACAGATGTGCAGCTGATGAAGGGGAAGCAAGAGTGCATGGACTCCAAGCTACTGGCCATGAAGCA CGAGAACGAAGCCCTGTGGCGAGAGGTGGCCAGCCTGCGGCAGAAGCATGCCCAGCAGCAGAAAGTCGTCAAcaag CTCATTCAGTTCCTGATCTCGCTGGTGCAGTCCAACCGGATCCTGGGGGTGAAGAGaaaaat CCCGCTGATGTTGAGCGACAGCAGCTCTGCACACTCGGTGCCCAAGTATGGCCGGCAGTACTCCCTGGAGCATGTGCATGGTCCAGGCCCATACTCG gctccatccccagcctacAGCAGCTCCAGCCTCTATACCCCAGACGTTGTTACCAGCTCTGGACCCATAATCTCCGACATCACTGAGCTGGCTCCCGCCAGCCCTCTGGCCTCCCCAGGCAGGAGCATAGATGAGAG GCCCCTGTCCAGCAGTCCCCTGGTGCGTGTCAAGGAAGAGCCCCCCAGTCCACCTCGGACCCCCCGGGTGGAGGAGGCGAGTCCCAGGCACCTGTCCTCTGTGGACACCCCCTTGTCCCCGACTGCCCTCATCGACTCCATCCTGCGGGAGAGCGAGCCTGCCCCCACCTCAGCCACAGCCCCCACTGATGCCGGAGGCCGCGTCCCCTCGTCCCCACCCCGCTCAGCCCCCGAGAAGTGCCTCAGCGTAGCCTGTCTGGACAA TTTGGCTCGCGCTCCACAGATGTCTGGGGTCGCCCGCCTcttcccctgcccctcctcttcctttctgcaTGGCCGAGTCCAGCCAGG GAATGAGCTCAGTGACCATTTGGATGCCATGGATTCCAACCTGGATAACCTGCAGACCATGCTGACCAGCCATGGCTTCAGTGTGGATACCAGCGCCCTGCTGGAC ATACAGGAGctcctgtctccccaggagccCTCCAGGTCTCTTGAGGCAGAAAACAATGGCCCTGACTCAG ggAAGCAGCTGGTGCAGTACACAGCACAGCCTCTGTTCCTGCTGGACCCGGACGCCGTGGACACGGGGAGCAGTGAACTACCTGTGCTCTTTGAGCTGGGGGAGGGCTCCTACTTCTCCGAGGGAGACGACTACACAGATGATCCCACCATTTCCCTGCTGACGGGCTCTGAGCCCCCCAAAGCCAAGGACCCTACTGTCTCCTAG
- the Hsf1 gene encoding heat shock factor protein 1 isoform X7 has protein sequence MDLPVGPGAAGPSNVPAFLTKLWTLVSDPDTDALICWSPSGNSFHVFDQGQFAKEVLPKYFKHNNMASFVRQLNMYGFRKVVHIEQGGLVKPERDDTEFQHPCFLRGQEQLLENIKRKVTSVSTLKSEDIKIRQDSVTKLLTDVQLMKGKQECMDSKLLAMKHENEALWREVASLRQKHAQQQKVVNKLIQFLISLVQSNRILGVKRKIPLMLSDSSSAHSVPKYGRQYSLEHVHGPGPYSAPSPAYSSSSLYTPDVVTSSGPIISDITELAPASPLASPGRSIDERPLSSSPLVRVKEEPPSPPRTPRVEEASPRHLSSVDTPLSPTALIDSILRESEPAPTSATAPTDAGGRVPSSPPRSAPEKCLSVACLDKNELSDHLDAMDSNLDNLQTMLTSHGFSVDTSALLDIQELLSPQEPSRSLEAENNGPDSGKQLVQYTAQPLFLLDPDAVDTGSSELPVLFELGEGSYFSEGDDYTDDPTISLLTGSEPPKAKDPTVS, from the exons AGTGGGAACAGCTTCCATGTGTTTGACCAAGGCCAGTTCGCCAAGGAGGTGCTACCCAAGTACTTCAAGCACAACAACATGGCCAGCTTCGTGCGGCAGCTCAACATGT ACGGCTTCCGGAAGGTGGTCCACATCGAGCAGGGAGGCCTGGTTAAACCTGAGAGGGATGACACTGAGTTCCAGCACCCATGCTTCCTGCGTGGCCAGGAGCAGCTCCTGGAGAACATCAAGAGGAAAGTGACCAGC GTATCCACACTAAAGAGTGAAGACATAAAGATCCGCCAGGATAGCGTCACCAAGCTACTGACAGATGTGCAGCTGATGAAGGGGAAGCAAGAGTGCATGGACTCCAAGCTACTGGCCATGAAGCA CGAGAACGAAGCCCTGTGGCGAGAGGTGGCCAGCCTGCGGCAGAAGCATGCCCAGCAGCAGAAAGTCGTCAAcaag CTCATTCAGTTCCTGATCTCGCTGGTGCAGTCCAACCGGATCCTGGGGGTGAAGAGaaaaat CCCGCTGATGTTGAGCGACAGCAGCTCTGCACACTCGGTGCCCAAGTATGGCCGGCAGTACTCCCTGGAGCATGTGCATGGTCCAGGCCCATACTCG gctccatccccagcctacAGCAGCTCCAGCCTCTATACCCCAGACGTTGTTACCAGCTCTGGACCCATAATCTCCGACATCACTGAGCTGGCTCCCGCCAGCCCTCTGGCCTCCCCAGGCAGGAGCATAGATGAGAG GCCCCTGTCCAGCAGTCCCCTGGTGCGTGTCAAGGAAGAGCCCCCCAGTCCACCTCGGACCCCCCGGGTGGAGGAGGCGAGTCCCAGGCACCTGTCCTCTGTGGACACCCCCTTGTCCCCGACTGCCCTCATCGACTCCATCCTGCGGGAGAGCGAGCCTGCCCCCACCTCAGCCACAGCCCCCACTGATGCCGGAGGCCGCGTCCCCTCGTCCCCACCCCGCTCAGCCCCCGAGAAGTGCCTCAGCGTAGCCTGTCTGGACAA GAATGAGCTCAGTGACCATTTGGATGCCATGGATTCCAACCTGGATAACCTGCAGACCATGCTGACCAGCCATGGCTTCAGTGTGGATACCAGCGCCCTGCTGGAC ATACAGGAGctcctgtctccccaggagccCTCCAGGTCTCTTGAGGCAGAAAACAATGGCCCTGACTCAG ggAAGCAGCTGGTGCAGTACACAGCACAGCCTCTGTTCCTGCTGGACCCGGACGCCGTGGACACGGGGAGCAGTGAACTACCTGTGCTCTTTGAGCTGGGGGAGGGCTCCTACTTCTCCGAGGGAGACGACTACACAGATGATCCCACCATTTCCCTGCTGACGGGCTCTGAGCCCCCCAAAGCCAAGGACCCTACTGTCTCCTAG
- the Hsf1 gene encoding heat shock factor protein 1 isoform X1, which produces MDLPVGPGAAGPSNVPAFLTKLWTLVSDPDTDALICWSPSGNSFHVFDQGQFAKEVLPKYFKHNNMASFVRQLNMWAFPHLALRKSSPTPVCADGFRKVVHIEQGGLVKPERDDTEFQHPCFLRGQEQLLENIKRKVTSVSTLKSEDIKIRQDSVTKLLTDVQLMKGKQECMDSKLLAMKHENEALWREVASLRQKHAQQQKVVNKLIQFLISLVQSNRILGVKRKIPLMLSDSSSAHSVPKYGRQYSLEHVHGPGPYSAPSPAYSSSSLYTPDVVTSSGPIISDITELAPASPLASPGRSIDERPLSSSPLVRVKEEPPSPPRTPRVEEASPRHLSSVDTPLSPTALIDSILRESEPAPTSATAPTDAGGRVPSSPPRSAPEKCLSVACLDNLARAPQMSGVARLFPCPSSSFLHGRVQPGNELSDHLDAMDSNLDNLQTMLTSHGFSVDTSALLDLFSPSVTMPDMSLPDLDSSLASIQELLSPQEPSRSLEAENNGPDSGKQLVQYTAQPLFLLDPDAVDTGSSELPVLFELGEGSYFSEGDDYTDDPTISLLTGSEPPKAKDPTVS; this is translated from the exons AGTGGGAACAGCTTCCATGTGTTTGACCAAGGCCAGTTCGCCAAGGAGGTGCTACCCAAGTACTTCAAGCACAACAACATGGCCAGCTTCGTGCGGCAGCTCAACATGT GGGCCTTCCCTCACTTGGCCCTCAGGAAGAGCTCTCCCACCCCTGTGTGTGCAGACGGCTTCCGGAAGGTGGTCCACATCGAGCAGGGAGGCCTGGTTAAACCTGAGAGGGATGACACTGAGTTCCAGCACCCATGCTTCCTGCGTGGCCAGGAGCAGCTCCTGGAGAACATCAAGAGGAAAGTGACCAGC GTATCCACACTAAAGAGTGAAGACATAAAGATCCGCCAGGATAGCGTCACCAAGCTACTGACAGATGTGCAGCTGATGAAGGGGAAGCAAGAGTGCATGGACTCCAAGCTACTGGCCATGAAGCA CGAGAACGAAGCCCTGTGGCGAGAGGTGGCCAGCCTGCGGCAGAAGCATGCCCAGCAGCAGAAAGTCGTCAAcaag CTCATTCAGTTCCTGATCTCGCTGGTGCAGTCCAACCGGATCCTGGGGGTGAAGAGaaaaat CCCGCTGATGTTGAGCGACAGCAGCTCTGCACACTCGGTGCCCAAGTATGGCCGGCAGTACTCCCTGGAGCATGTGCATGGTCCAGGCCCATACTCG gctccatccccagcctacAGCAGCTCCAGCCTCTATACCCCAGACGTTGTTACCAGCTCTGGACCCATAATCTCCGACATCACTGAGCTGGCTCCCGCCAGCCCTCTGGCCTCCCCAGGCAGGAGCATAGATGAGAG GCCCCTGTCCAGCAGTCCCCTGGTGCGTGTCAAGGAAGAGCCCCCCAGTCCACCTCGGACCCCCCGGGTGGAGGAGGCGAGTCCCAGGCACCTGTCCTCTGTGGACACCCCCTTGTCCCCGACTGCCCTCATCGACTCCATCCTGCGGGAGAGCGAGCCTGCCCCCACCTCAGCCACAGCCCCCACTGATGCCGGAGGCCGCGTCCCCTCGTCCCCACCCCGCTCAGCCCCCGAGAAGTGCCTCAGCGTAGCCTGTCTGGACAA TTTGGCTCGCGCTCCACAGATGTCTGGGGTCGCCCGCCTcttcccctgcccctcctcttcctttctgcaTGGCCGAGTCCAGCCAGG GAATGAGCTCAGTGACCATTTGGATGCCATGGATTCCAACCTGGATAACCTGCAGACCATGCTGACCAGCCATGGCTTCAGTGTGGATACCAGCGCCCTGCTGGAC ctGTTCAGCCCCTCCGTGACCATGCCCGACATGAGCCTGCCTGACCTTGACAGCAGCCTGGCCAGC ATACAGGAGctcctgtctccccaggagccCTCCAGGTCTCTTGAGGCAGAAAACAATGGCCCTGACTCAG ggAAGCAGCTGGTGCAGTACACAGCACAGCCTCTGTTCCTGCTGGACCCGGACGCCGTGGACACGGGGAGCAGTGAACTACCTGTGCTCTTTGAGCTGGGGGAGGGCTCCTACTTCTCCGAGGGAGACGACTACACAGATGATCCCACCATTTCCCTGCTGACGGGCTCTGAGCCCCCCAAAGCCAAGGACCCTACTGTCTCCTAG
- the Hsf1 gene encoding heat shock factor protein 1 isoform X4 — protein MDLPVGPGAAGPSNVPAFLTKLWTLVSDPDTDALICWSPSGNSFHVFDQGQFAKEVLPKYFKHNNMASFVRQLNMWAFPHLALRKSSPTPVCADGFRKVVHIEQGGLVKPERDDTEFQHPCFLRGQEQLLENIKRKVTSVSTLKSEDIKIRQDSVTKLLTDVQLMKGKQECMDSKLLAMKHENEALWREVASLRQKHAQQQKVVNKLIQFLISLVQSNRILGVKRKIPLMLSDSSSAHSVPKYGRQYSLEHVHGPGPYSAPSPAYSSSSLYTPDVVTSSGPIISDITELAPASPLASPGRSIDERPLSSSPLVRVKEEPPSPPRTPRVEEASPRHLSSVDTPLSPTALIDSILRESEPAPTSATAPTDAGGRVPSSPPRSAPEKCLSVACLDKNELSDHLDAMDSNLDNLQTMLTSHGFSVDTSALLDLFSPSVTMPDMSLPDLDSSLASIQELLSPQEPSRSLEAENNGPDSGKQLVQYTAQPLFLLDPDAVDTGSSELPVLFELGEGSYFSEGDDYTDDPTISLLTGSEPPKAKDPTVS, from the exons AGTGGGAACAGCTTCCATGTGTTTGACCAAGGCCAGTTCGCCAAGGAGGTGCTACCCAAGTACTTCAAGCACAACAACATGGCCAGCTTCGTGCGGCAGCTCAACATGT GGGCCTTCCCTCACTTGGCCCTCAGGAAGAGCTCTCCCACCCCTGTGTGTGCAGACGGCTTCCGGAAGGTGGTCCACATCGAGCAGGGAGGCCTGGTTAAACCTGAGAGGGATGACACTGAGTTCCAGCACCCATGCTTCCTGCGTGGCCAGGAGCAGCTCCTGGAGAACATCAAGAGGAAAGTGACCAGC GTATCCACACTAAAGAGTGAAGACATAAAGATCCGCCAGGATAGCGTCACCAAGCTACTGACAGATGTGCAGCTGATGAAGGGGAAGCAAGAGTGCATGGACTCCAAGCTACTGGCCATGAAGCA CGAGAACGAAGCCCTGTGGCGAGAGGTGGCCAGCCTGCGGCAGAAGCATGCCCAGCAGCAGAAAGTCGTCAAcaag CTCATTCAGTTCCTGATCTCGCTGGTGCAGTCCAACCGGATCCTGGGGGTGAAGAGaaaaat CCCGCTGATGTTGAGCGACAGCAGCTCTGCACACTCGGTGCCCAAGTATGGCCGGCAGTACTCCCTGGAGCATGTGCATGGTCCAGGCCCATACTCG gctccatccccagcctacAGCAGCTCCAGCCTCTATACCCCAGACGTTGTTACCAGCTCTGGACCCATAATCTCCGACATCACTGAGCTGGCTCCCGCCAGCCCTCTGGCCTCCCCAGGCAGGAGCATAGATGAGAG GCCCCTGTCCAGCAGTCCCCTGGTGCGTGTCAAGGAAGAGCCCCCCAGTCCACCTCGGACCCCCCGGGTGGAGGAGGCGAGTCCCAGGCACCTGTCCTCTGTGGACACCCCCTTGTCCCCGACTGCCCTCATCGACTCCATCCTGCGGGAGAGCGAGCCTGCCCCCACCTCAGCCACAGCCCCCACTGATGCCGGAGGCCGCGTCCCCTCGTCCCCACCCCGCTCAGCCCCCGAGAAGTGCCTCAGCGTAGCCTGTCTGGACAA GAATGAGCTCAGTGACCATTTGGATGCCATGGATTCCAACCTGGATAACCTGCAGACCATGCTGACCAGCCATGGCTTCAGTGTGGATACCAGCGCCCTGCTGGAC ctGTTCAGCCCCTCCGTGACCATGCCCGACATGAGCCTGCCTGACCTTGACAGCAGCCTGGCCAGC ATACAGGAGctcctgtctccccaggagccCTCCAGGTCTCTTGAGGCAGAAAACAATGGCCCTGACTCAG ggAAGCAGCTGGTGCAGTACACAGCACAGCCTCTGTTCCTGCTGGACCCGGACGCCGTGGACACGGGGAGCAGTGAACTACCTGTGCTCTTTGAGCTGGGGGAGGGCTCCTACTTCTCCGAGGGAGACGACTACACAGATGATCCCACCATTTCCCTGCTGACGGGCTCTGAGCCCCCCAAAGCCAAGGACCCTACTGTCTCCTAG
- the Hsf1 gene encoding heat shock factor protein 1 isoform X3, whose amino-acid sequence MDLPVGPGAAGPSNVPAFLTKLWTLVSDPDTDALICWSPSGNSFHVFDQGQFAKEVLPKYFKHNNMASFVRQLNMWAFPHLALRKSSPTPVCADGFRKVVHIEQGGLVKPERDDTEFQHPCFLRGQEQLLENIKRKVTSVSTLKSEDIKIRQDSVTKLLTDVQLMKGKQECMDSKLLAMKHENEALWREVASLRQKHAQQQKVVNKLIQFLISLVQSNRILGVKRKIPLMLSDSSSAHSVPKYGRQYSLEHVHGPGPYSAPSPAYSSSSLYTPDVVTSSGPIISDITELAPASPLASPGRSIDERPLSSSPLVRVKEEPPSPPRTPRVEEASPRHLSSVDTPLSPTALIDSILRESEPAPTSATAPTDAGGRVPSSPPRSAPEKCLSVACLDNLARAPQMSGVARLFPCPSSSFLHGRVQPGNELSDHLDAMDSNLDNLQTMLTSHGFSVDTSALLDIQELLSPQEPSRSLEAENNGPDSGKQLVQYTAQPLFLLDPDAVDTGSSELPVLFELGEGSYFSEGDDYTDDPTISLLTGSEPPKAKDPTVS is encoded by the exons AGTGGGAACAGCTTCCATGTGTTTGACCAAGGCCAGTTCGCCAAGGAGGTGCTACCCAAGTACTTCAAGCACAACAACATGGCCAGCTTCGTGCGGCAGCTCAACATGT GGGCCTTCCCTCACTTGGCCCTCAGGAAGAGCTCTCCCACCCCTGTGTGTGCAGACGGCTTCCGGAAGGTGGTCCACATCGAGCAGGGAGGCCTGGTTAAACCTGAGAGGGATGACACTGAGTTCCAGCACCCATGCTTCCTGCGTGGCCAGGAGCAGCTCCTGGAGAACATCAAGAGGAAAGTGACCAGC GTATCCACACTAAAGAGTGAAGACATAAAGATCCGCCAGGATAGCGTCACCAAGCTACTGACAGATGTGCAGCTGATGAAGGGGAAGCAAGAGTGCATGGACTCCAAGCTACTGGCCATGAAGCA CGAGAACGAAGCCCTGTGGCGAGAGGTGGCCAGCCTGCGGCAGAAGCATGCCCAGCAGCAGAAAGTCGTCAAcaag CTCATTCAGTTCCTGATCTCGCTGGTGCAGTCCAACCGGATCCTGGGGGTGAAGAGaaaaat CCCGCTGATGTTGAGCGACAGCAGCTCTGCACACTCGGTGCCCAAGTATGGCCGGCAGTACTCCCTGGAGCATGTGCATGGTCCAGGCCCATACTCG gctccatccccagcctacAGCAGCTCCAGCCTCTATACCCCAGACGTTGTTACCAGCTCTGGACCCATAATCTCCGACATCACTGAGCTGGCTCCCGCCAGCCCTCTGGCCTCCCCAGGCAGGAGCATAGATGAGAG GCCCCTGTCCAGCAGTCCCCTGGTGCGTGTCAAGGAAGAGCCCCCCAGTCCACCTCGGACCCCCCGGGTGGAGGAGGCGAGTCCCAGGCACCTGTCCTCTGTGGACACCCCCTTGTCCCCGACTGCCCTCATCGACTCCATCCTGCGGGAGAGCGAGCCTGCCCCCACCTCAGCCACAGCCCCCACTGATGCCGGAGGCCGCGTCCCCTCGTCCCCACCCCGCTCAGCCCCCGAGAAGTGCCTCAGCGTAGCCTGTCTGGACAA TTTGGCTCGCGCTCCACAGATGTCTGGGGTCGCCCGCCTcttcccctgcccctcctcttcctttctgcaTGGCCGAGTCCAGCCAGG GAATGAGCTCAGTGACCATTTGGATGCCATGGATTCCAACCTGGATAACCTGCAGACCATGCTGACCAGCCATGGCTTCAGTGTGGATACCAGCGCCCTGCTGGAC ATACAGGAGctcctgtctccccaggagccCTCCAGGTCTCTTGAGGCAGAAAACAATGGCCCTGACTCAG ggAAGCAGCTGGTGCAGTACACAGCACAGCCTCTGTTCCTGCTGGACCCGGACGCCGTGGACACGGGGAGCAGTGAACTACCTGTGCTCTTTGAGCTGGGGGAGGGCTCCTACTTCTCCGAGGGAGACGACTACACAGATGATCCCACCATTTCCCTGCTGACGGGCTCTGAGCCCCCCAAAGCCAAGGACCCTACTGTCTCCTAG
- the Hsf1 gene encoding heat shock factor protein 1 isoform X2, translating into MDLPVGPGAAGPSNVPAFLTKLWTLVSDPDTDALICWSPSGNSFHVFDQGQFAKEVLPKYFKHNNMASFVRQLNMYGFRKVVHIEQGGLVKPERDDTEFQHPCFLRGQEQLLENIKRKVTSVSTLKSEDIKIRQDSVTKLLTDVQLMKGKQECMDSKLLAMKHENEALWREVASLRQKHAQQQKVVNKLIQFLISLVQSNRILGVKRKIPLMLSDSSSAHSVPKYGRQYSLEHVHGPGPYSAPSPAYSSSSLYTPDVVTSSGPIISDITELAPASPLASPGRSIDERPLSSSPLVRVKEEPPSPPRTPRVEEASPRHLSSVDTPLSPTALIDSILRESEPAPTSATAPTDAGGRVPSSPPRSAPEKCLSVACLDNLARAPQMSGVARLFPCPSSSFLHGRVQPGNELSDHLDAMDSNLDNLQTMLTSHGFSVDTSALLDLFSPSVTMPDMSLPDLDSSLASIQELLSPQEPSRSLEAENNGPDSGKQLVQYTAQPLFLLDPDAVDTGSSELPVLFELGEGSYFSEGDDYTDDPTISLLTGSEPPKAKDPTVS; encoded by the exons AGTGGGAACAGCTTCCATGTGTTTGACCAAGGCCAGTTCGCCAAGGAGGTGCTACCCAAGTACTTCAAGCACAACAACATGGCCAGCTTCGTGCGGCAGCTCAACATGT ACGGCTTCCGGAAGGTGGTCCACATCGAGCAGGGAGGCCTGGTTAAACCTGAGAGGGATGACACTGAGTTCCAGCACCCATGCTTCCTGCGTGGCCAGGAGCAGCTCCTGGAGAACATCAAGAGGAAAGTGACCAGC GTATCCACACTAAAGAGTGAAGACATAAAGATCCGCCAGGATAGCGTCACCAAGCTACTGACAGATGTGCAGCTGATGAAGGGGAAGCAAGAGTGCATGGACTCCAAGCTACTGGCCATGAAGCA CGAGAACGAAGCCCTGTGGCGAGAGGTGGCCAGCCTGCGGCAGAAGCATGCCCAGCAGCAGAAAGTCGTCAAcaag CTCATTCAGTTCCTGATCTCGCTGGTGCAGTCCAACCGGATCCTGGGGGTGAAGAGaaaaat CCCGCTGATGTTGAGCGACAGCAGCTCTGCACACTCGGTGCCCAAGTATGGCCGGCAGTACTCCCTGGAGCATGTGCATGGTCCAGGCCCATACTCG gctccatccccagcctacAGCAGCTCCAGCCTCTATACCCCAGACGTTGTTACCAGCTCTGGACCCATAATCTCCGACATCACTGAGCTGGCTCCCGCCAGCCCTCTGGCCTCCCCAGGCAGGAGCATAGATGAGAG GCCCCTGTCCAGCAGTCCCCTGGTGCGTGTCAAGGAAGAGCCCCCCAGTCCACCTCGGACCCCCCGGGTGGAGGAGGCGAGTCCCAGGCACCTGTCCTCTGTGGACACCCCCTTGTCCCCGACTGCCCTCATCGACTCCATCCTGCGGGAGAGCGAGCCTGCCCCCACCTCAGCCACAGCCCCCACTGATGCCGGAGGCCGCGTCCCCTCGTCCCCACCCCGCTCAGCCCCCGAGAAGTGCCTCAGCGTAGCCTGTCTGGACAA TTTGGCTCGCGCTCCACAGATGTCTGGGGTCGCCCGCCTcttcccctgcccctcctcttcctttctgcaTGGCCGAGTCCAGCCAGG GAATGAGCTCAGTGACCATTTGGATGCCATGGATTCCAACCTGGATAACCTGCAGACCATGCTGACCAGCCATGGCTTCAGTGTGGATACCAGCGCCCTGCTGGAC ctGTTCAGCCCCTCCGTGACCATGCCCGACATGAGCCTGCCTGACCTTGACAGCAGCCTGGCCAGC ATACAGGAGctcctgtctccccaggagccCTCCAGGTCTCTTGAGGCAGAAAACAATGGCCCTGACTCAG ggAAGCAGCTGGTGCAGTACACAGCACAGCCTCTGTTCCTGCTGGACCCGGACGCCGTGGACACGGGGAGCAGTGAACTACCTGTGCTCTTTGAGCTGGGGGAGGGCTCCTACTTCTCCGAGGGAGACGACTACACAGATGATCCCACCATTTCCCTGCTGACGGGCTCTGAGCCCCCCAAAGCCAAGGACCCTACTGTCTCCTAG